Proteins encoded by one window of Camelus bactrianus isolate YW-2024 breed Bactrian camel chromosome 9, ASM4877302v1, whole genome shotgun sequence:
- the LOC105080428 gene encoding KRAB domain-containing protein 4 isoform X2 encodes MTKVQGSLLFEDVAVDFTWEEWQLLAPDQKALYRDVMLENYSHLVSVGLQSSKPAEIFKLKQGDQPWLEEENTPGQNSPDVP; translated from the exons ATGACCAAGGTCCAG GGATCATTATTATTTGAAGATGTGGCCGTGGACTTCACGTGGGAGGAGTGGCAGCTCCTGGCCCCTGACCAGAAGGCCCTGTACCGGGACGTGATGCTAGAGAACTACAGCCACCTGGTGTCCGTGG GGTTGCAAAGTTCCAAACCAGCTGAAATCTTCAAATTGAAGCAAGGAGACCAGCCATGGTTAGAAGAGGAAAACACCCCTGGTCAGAACTCACCAG ATGTGCCTTGA
- the LOC105080428 gene encoding zinc finger protein 350 isoform X1 translates to MTKVQGSLLFEDVAVDFTWEEWQLLAPDQKALYRDVMLENYSHLVSVGLQSSKPAEIFKLKQGDQPWLEEENTPGQNSPEVGEVGDHMQWYLEIQNKLKNVERGHEHSSSGNIFHLHRNLVTLRQSHDNILNSSLDLINQNKNCVVKKSGKINRHEKSFLHTKHEKSNTGIKRSKYGNRTRTNPELMIHQTEKGKKHHECVECGKSFIKKSQLTVHQRTHTGEKPYKCLKCGKAFCRKAELNIHVQVERGIKPHGCSECGKAFFRKSQLLVHQKTHTGEKPYACSECGKGFIQKGNFLIHQRTHTGEKPYRCSDCGKAFSHKPCLVAHQVFHTGNPPYVCGECGKAYFQKSSLIRHQRGHTEEKLYKCGDCGKGYSTKAILSRHQRIHTGEKPHGCSNCGKAFFHKSSLTKHKKTHVKEKGVDSVKVEGDPFGNQSPRTTESTQEKKSVKTVTVDVPSTAVPTSVNISGFLAQGNVVLVGQPVDRCAPSGDNRGFAQERNLMNAVNVVVPSVTSYILFYVPGNM, encoded by the exons ATGACCAAGGTCCAG GGATCATTATTATTTGAAGATGTGGCCGTGGACTTCACGTGGGAGGAGTGGCAGCTCCTGGCCCCTGACCAGAAGGCCCTGTACCGGGACGTGATGCTAGAGAACTACAGCCACCTGGTGTCCGTGG GGTTGCAAAGTTCCAAACCAGCTGAAATCTTCAAATTGAAGCAAGGAGACCAGCCATGGTTAGAAGAGGAAAACACCCCTGGTCAGAACTCACCAG aAGTTGGAGAAGTTGGTGATCATATGCAGTGGTACTTGGAAATCCAAAACAAGCTTAAAAATGTGGAAAGAGGCCATGAACATAGTTCATCGGGAAATATTTTTCATCTGCACAGAAATCTTGTTACATTAAGGCAAAGCCATGATAACATACTGAACTCTAGTTTAGATTTAATTAACCAGAATAAAAACTGTGTTGTGAAGAAATCTGGTAAGATTAATAGACATGAGAAATCATTTCTTCATACTAAGCATGAAAAAAGTAACACTGGGATTAAACGCAGTAAGTATGGAAACAGGACCAGAACAAATCCAGAACTCATGATCCatcaaacagaaaaaggaaagaaacatcaTGAATGTGTtgaatgtgggaaatccttcATCAAAAAGTCTCAACTCACCGTACATCAGAGAACTCATACGGGAGAAAAGCCGTATAAATGCCTTAAGTGTGGTAAAGCCTTCTGTCGGAAAGCAGAGCTCAACATACATGTGCAAGTTGAAAGAGGAATTAAACCCCACGGATGCAGTGAGTGTGGGAAAGCTTTCTTCAGGAAGTCTCAGCTCCTCGTTCATCAGAAAacccacacaggagagaaaccctatgcATGCAGCGAGTGTGGGAAAGGCTTCATCCAGAAGGGAAATTTCCTCATACATCAGCGgactcacactggagagaagccctacaggtgcagtgactgtgggaaggccttcagtcATAAGCCATGTCTCGTCGCACACCAGGTGTTTCACACCGGAAATCCTCCCTATGTGTGTGGTGAATGTGGAAAAGCCTACTTTCAGAAGTCAAGTCTCATTAGACATCAGAGAGGCCACACAGAAGAGAAACTCTATAAATGTGGTGACTGTGGGAAAGGTTACTCCACGAAGGCAATCCTCAGTAGACATCAGAGAATCCATACGGGAGAGAAACCGCATGGATGCAGCAACTGTGGGAAAGCCTTCTTCCACAAGTCCTCCCTCACGAAACATAAGAAAACTCATGTGAAAGAGAAAGGCGTAGACTCAGTCAAGGTGGAAGGTGATCCCTTTGGGAATCAGAGCCCACGTACCACAGAATCCACACAGGAGAAAAAGTCTGTTAAAACAGTGACAGTGGACGTGCCTTCCACGGCAGTCCCGACGTCAGTAAACATCAGTGGGTTCCTAGCCCAAGGGAACGTGGTCCTGGTGGGACAGCCTGTGGACAGATGTGCACCCTCAGGAGATAACAGAGGATTTGCCCAGGAGAGAAACCTAATGAACGCAGTAAATGTTGTAGTGCCTTCGGTTACCAGTTACATCTTATTTTATGTCCCAGGAAACATGTAG